One stretch of Pirellulales bacterium DNA includes these proteins:
- a CDS encoding DUF1553 domain-containing protein: MTLRCCWMLLVLLLARQAPAAAPDEVQFNRDIRPLLSKNCFACHGPDEHAREAELRLDRREGLFGQDGTGAAIVAAGDPAASILYQRITATDDAERMPPSGKHHPLDADQIDRVRRWIEQGAAWQSHWSFEPPTRPQLPEVSDAPWCRTPIDRFVLARLERESLRPSPPTDPVTLLRRLSFDLTGLPPTRAEVEQFVAATATDGEAAYQAAVERLLASPHYGERMAVAWLDLVRYADSCGYHSDVPVPISPYRDYVIGAFNDNLPFDRFTREQLAGDLVPEPTLATRVASGYNRLAKTTEEGGAQAGEYLAKGVADRVRTTAGVWLGLTFGCAECHDHKYDPVTTRDFYSLGAFFADIKEQGVYSAGGRDPEMPVPTPEQADRLASIDAQLGELEQQLAAIPSDDDTRQAERNELQSKIEQTQKDRKQLDRQIERTMVTVAQVPREMRILPRGNWLDSSGPVVEPALPAFLASQAHESRLTRLDLAQWLTGSENPLTARVHVNRLWKMFFGAGLARTLDDVGAQGETPSHPELLDWLAIEFHESGWDTKRLVRLLVTSSVYRQSSAASAELLARDPQNRLLARQSSWRLEAEFVRDQALQTSGLLVDRIGGPSVKPYQPQGYWDFLNFPPRKWRADEGEGQYRRGLYTHWQRTFLHPSLLAFDAPSREECTAQRAPSNTPKAALALLNDPTFVECARAFAARALRETQAGDGERIAWAWREALSRPPLAEEAAVLGELLAAERLRYAGDETAARQLLAVGQAPLPDDLPPVELAAWTEVARAILNLHESVSRN, encoded by the coding sequence TGTTTCGCCTGCCACGGCCCCGACGAACATGCGCGCGAGGCCGAGTTGCGGCTCGATCGCCGCGAGGGACTCTTCGGCCAGGACGGCACAGGCGCGGCGATCGTCGCGGCGGGCGACCCCGCGGCCAGCATCCTGTACCAACGCATCACCGCGACCGACGACGCCGAGCGGATGCCGCCGTCGGGCAAGCACCACCCCCTCGACGCCGATCAGATCGACCGCGTCCGGCGCTGGATCGAACAAGGCGCCGCGTGGCAATCGCACTGGTCGTTCGAGCCGCCGACGCGGCCGCAATTGCCCGAGGTGAGCGACGCCCCGTGGTGCCGCACGCCGATCGATCGCTTCGTCCTGGCGCGCTTGGAGCGCGAGTCGTTGCGACCCTCGCCGCCGACCGACCCGGTGACGCTGCTGCGGCGCTTGTCCTTCGATCTGACCGGGCTGCCCCCGACCCGTGCCGAGGTCGAACAGTTTGTCGCGGCCACGGCGACCGACGGCGAGGCCGCGTATCAAGCCGCCGTCGAGCGGTTGTTGGCCTCGCCGCATTACGGCGAACGCATGGCCGTCGCCTGGCTCGACCTGGTGCGCTATGCCGACTCGTGCGGCTACCACAGCGACGTGCCCGTGCCGATCTCGCCCTATCGCGATTATGTGATCGGTGCCTTCAATGACAATCTGCCCTTCGATCGCTTCACGCGCGAGCAACTGGCCGGCGACCTGGTGCCCGAGCCGACGCTCGCCACGCGCGTCGCGTCGGGCTACAACCGGCTGGCCAAGACGACCGAGGAAGGCGGCGCGCAGGCCGGCGAATACCTGGCCAAGGGCGTGGCCGATCGCGTGCGAACCACGGCCGGCGTGTGGCTCGGGCTGACGTTCGGCTGCGCCGAGTGTCACGACCACAAGTACGATCCCGTAACCACTCGCGACTTCTACAGCCTCGGCGCCTTCTTCGCCGACATCAAAGAGCAAGGCGTCTACAGCGCCGGCGGGCGCGATCCCGAGATGCCGGTGCCCACGCCCGAGCAGGCCGACCGGCTCGCGTCGATCGACGCGCAGCTCGGCGAGCTCGAACAGCAGCTTGCGGCCATTCCGTCCGACGACGACACGCGTCAGGCAGAGCGTAACGAGCTTCAGTCGAAAATCGAACAGACACAAAAAGACCGCAAGCAGCTCGACCGGCAGATCGAGCGCACGATGGTCACCGTCGCGCAGGTGCCGCGCGAGATGCGCATCTTGCCGCGCGGCAATTGGCTCGATTCGAGCGGTCCGGTCGTCGAACCTGCCTTGCCGGCGTTTCTGGCGTCGCAGGCGCACGAGTCGCGGCTGACGCGTCTCGACCTGGCCCAATGGCTCACCGGCTCCGAGAATCCGCTGACGGCCCGCGTGCACGTCAATCGCTTGTGGAAGATGTTCTTCGGCGCCGGCCTGGCGCGCACGCTCGACGACGTCGGCGCCCAGGGCGAAACGCCGTCCCATCCCGAGCTGCTCGATTGGCTGGCGATCGAGTTCCACGAGAGCGGCTGGGACACCAAGCGGCTGGTGCGGTTGCTGGTCACGTCGAGCGTCTATCGCCAGTCGTCGGCCGCTTCGGCCGAGCTGCTGGCGCGCGATCCGCAGAACCGCCTGTTGGCGCGGCAATCGAGCTGGCGGCTCGAGGCCGAGTTCGTGCGCGATCAGGCCCTGCAGACCAGCGGCCTGCTGGTCGATCGGATCGGCGGCCCCAGCGTCAAACCTTACCAGCCCCAGGGCTATTGGGACTTTCTCAACTTCCCGCCGCGCAAATGGCGCGCCGACGAAGGCGAGGGCCAATACCGCCGCGGCCTGTACACCCACTGGCAACGGACTTTCTTGCACCCCAGCCTGCTCGCGTTCGACGCGCCCAGCCGCGAAGAGTGCACCGCGCAGCGCGCCCCGTCGAACACGCCCAAAGCCGCGCTGGCTCTGTTGAACGATCCGACGTTCGTCGAATGCGCACGCGCGTTCGCCGCGCGGGCACTGCGCGAGACGCAGGCCGGCGACGGCGAGCGCATCGCCTGGGCCTGGCGCGAGGCGCTATCGCGCCCGCCGCTGGCCGAAGAAGCCGCCGTGCTCGGCGAGCTGCTCGCGGCCGAGCGCCTGCGTTACGCCGGCGACGAGACTGCCGCGCGTCAATTGCTGGCCGTGGGACAGGCGCCCTTGCCCGACGACCTGCCCCCGGTCGAGCTGGCCGCATGGACCGAAGTGGCCCGGGCCATCTTGAATCTGCACGAAAGCGTGTCGAGGAACTGA